The sequence CTTGCGTAACTATGAAGGCTCCCTTTAAGTTGACCCCCAAAACCTTGTCCCACTCTTCATCGCTTATCTCTATTGGGTTTATTGTCTTTCCAAGGATTCCGGCATTGTTGATTAGGATGTCAATTCTTCCAAACTTCTGGATAGCTTTTTCTACCATCTCTCTGACTTCTTCCCTGTTGCTTACATCTGCCCTGACTACGAGGGTTTCTACACCATAAGCTCTGCACATTTCTTCGGTTTTCTTTGCGTTTTCTTCATCCTTTGCATAGTTTATGATTACATTACATCCCTTCTTTGCCAGAGCAACTGCAATTGCCCTTCCTATTCCCCGAGAGGCCCCGGTCACTAAAGCCACTTTTCCTTTCAACTCCATGTCGATCACCAAAATAGATTTGGGAAAGTGCCATAAAAGCTTTATCAAGTAAAGGAACAATGCCGAAATGCTTTTACGTTCTTAATCATAATATTGAAACATGAAAACCATTCAAAGTCATTCAAGGAAAGAACGATTTTGGAAAGATTAACCCTCAACCTAAAACCTGGAGCAGGCAAGGAGGATTTAGAAAAGGCCCTGAAAAGGGCACGTAATTCGATTTGGGGGCTTGTTGGAATGAGAGAAGGTAATCATTTGTATCTCAGCTTAACGTAGAGATTGACACCACTCTGGAGGGCTGCCAGGGAGTTTAGGGTTAGGAATACCCAGTCCCCTATTAGATACGAATAGATTGCGAGCAGTGTTGAGGCAGTAACGTAAACCAGAACAAACTCCAAGTTTAGTGGACATCTCTTGTTTTTGATTGTTTCCCATGTTTGGGGCACCCAAGAACTCACGAGAAGAAGCATGCCTATGAGTCCCACGAGTTCCTTCATTTTATCACCTCCCTCTCTTGCACCGAGGACTATTAACACTGTTTAAAAAAGATTGTGGACTATTACAGGTGTATTCCTAAAAAAGAAAAGCGCAAAATAATCAAAAGAATGTCAATACTTTAATTCGGAGGCGAGTTTTGAGGTTGCCCATGTTTTAACGTCTTCATCGAGAATATCGTTAATAATCTTAAACGCCTCCTGAATCTTTCCCTCTCTTGCGAGGGCTAATGCCACCTCAGCCTGTATTTTTGACCTGTTGGAGATATCTCTTATAAGTCCGGCTATTTTTAAAGCTTCGTCTGGTTTACCAAGCCCAAGAAACTCGAAAGCCAGGCTCATGAGGGCTTTAGTGATACTCTCATCGTTTTCAATTTCAAAGATAGCTTCTATTGTTTGGTTGAGAGCATCATGGTAGTCTCTTCCCTGCTTTGCCATCTCTACCGTTAGCATTGACATTGACTTTGCCCTTATCCCCTTGTCGGGAATCGACTCTGCAATTTGAAGTGCGTTCTCAAAGTCACCTCTCTTTATGAGTTTTGAGACGGTTTCGTAAAGGGCCCGTGACTGGTACCATTCCTGCATGCAAACACCAAATAAGTTTTGCATTTGGAAAATTTAAGCTTTCCTACATCCCAAGAATAACGTATATTCCAAGGAGTATCAGCAATGTTCCTGCAATCATTGAAAGCTCTCTGGACTTTTGGACTATTCTCTGTGAGATTGATTTGCTCTCCGTTATGCTTCCGACCGTGAAGAGTATTATGAGCAGCGGGAGGACAAAGATGATGTTGTAAAGTGCCAGGAGGATCAGGGTTAGGCTTCTCCCTACTTTGGATATAAGGATTGCATATGCCAGATAAGTTCCCGAGGAACACGGGAGGAGTGTAAAGGATATTATGATGCCGAGAGAGAAAGCTCCAAAGAGGGTTGCTTCCCTGCTGAATATGCTTTTTCTAACTTCTTTCTTCTTTGCTATCCTGCTTTTTTCCATATAGCCGGTTACAAATGTGTAAGCGCCGAATGCTATTGAAACCACTCCTGCGACCCATACCGGGATTGTCTTCGTAAGTATCACCAGACCAATCCCGAGGAGGTAGTATGAGATGTAAACTGCAGCAACAAAGGCCAGTCCAACGGCATAGATTCTTCTTTTGGAGATGTTTTCTTTGAGGGATAGGGCTATGAGAAGCATGGTGTAAATGACGAACGTACAGGGGTTTATTGAATCAGCACCTGCCAGTGCGAGTAGAGGGTAGATTAAGTTCTTCAACCCGAGAATTGCCAATATCCCCGCTGTTAATCCAATTGAAGACAAAATTATCAACATGAGGGCCTTGATTTCAGACCTCACTCGGCTCACCATTGGTGAAAATATATTCAAGCTTATTAATGATTTCGGTCTGGTTTTCCGGGATTAGATACGTCTTGTCAGTTATAAAAAGGACTCCCTCAGCTTTTTTGGCTTCTTCGACAAGGTCGTCGGCGTAGTCCACTGGAAATTCTCCGTTCACTATTGCATAGAGCTTTCCTTCGTAGAATACTCCTATTACCGGAACGCCAGTTACTCCAAGGATTTCATAGAGCTGTTCAAACATCTTTCCGTTATGTTCGTTTCCCTGCAACTCGTAGTATGTTAAAGCCTCTTCCCCGAAAAACTCTGGAATATCTTCTTTCATTTTCTTACAGTGGGGGCATGTTGCCAGTCCGTACATGTAAAAGTGGAACTTTGCTTTATCTAGTGTGAACGTTTCTGTTGCTGTGCTGGGGGACGATGAAGATGAGGGATTGTCAGATATACACATGCTGGTAAGCACTACCAGTACAAGCAGCAACCCCGTTAGAACTTTTTTCATGAAACTCACCTAATTCGGGGATATGCTTTGTGGGTTATAAATGTTTAGAGATGTAAATTTTTTGGCACGCATCTTTTTAAGAACTTCCAAAATAGATGAATGGTGGTGAAAATATGGGTGACGTCGAGAAAGCCCTTCAAACTTTTTATTCGATGAAGTTGAAGGATATAATGCCGTCGATACCCTCGATGCCAATTGTTACTGCTGATTCTCCTATCGTTGATGTGCTTAAGCTGCTCAGGACAAGACACCACGTGTGGGTTGTAAACAACAGGGATGAAATGAAGCTTGAGGGGGTTATACGGTATCTTGATGTCCTGTCTATTCTCCTTCCGCCGGAGAACACAAAGGCAAGGCTGGGCAACATAAGTGCAGTTTTTAAATCCATTCTAGGAGGGGCGGAAAAAGCGGCTGATGTCATGGAGCGCAATGTAATGACAATAGACGAAGATGCCACAGTTCTAGATGCCCTTACAAGGATGAGAAGGTACAAAGTGCAAATCTTGGCGATTGTCGATGAAAACAATACTCTGAAGGGAGAAATAAGCCTGAGGTTGCTCATTGACGAGTTCCTAAGACTGATGAAGGTAGGTGGTGTGCAATGGCTCCAGAGTGGATCCTCTTCACCCTCGGAGTAGCCCTTATCTTTGGAAAGATTGGAGATCATTTAATGGAGCGCTTTGAGCTTCCCGGAGTTTTGGGCGAGATACTGATGGGCATGATATTGGGGAATCTGATATATTTTGGTCTGATAAAGCCCGAATACCTTACCCTTCATTCAGATGAAACCTTTGAATTTCTTGCTCGCTTGGGCATAATTTTTCTCCTCTTCTTGGGCGGTCTTGATACGGATGTTGAGATGCTCAAAAAGACCGGTGCTGTTGCAACTGTTTCTACCCTCACGGGAGTTTTTGTCCCTCTGGTTCTTGGGTACTTTGGACTCAAGCTAATGGGATATCCTTCTAGGGAAGCATTTGCTGGGGGAGTTCTACTAACGGCAACCAGCATAGGAATAACTGTTAGGGTAATGATGGATCTCGGGGTTTTGAGGAGTGATGTCGGAGCGGCTTCTTTGAGTGCGAGCGTTATGGATGACTTCCTTGGAATAGCTTTGATCATCTTCGCAGTTGGTACTGGAAGCATTTTAGGATTAATAAGCAAGATGGCTGTCTTCTTCATTATCACGGGTTTAGTTGCGTGGTATACGATAGAAAAATACATTCGCTTTTCAGAATGGCTGCATGTGGAGAAAGGAGTCCTTGGCATGGTGCTCGCTTTGATGTTTCTCTTCTCTGCTTTGGCGGAGCACTGGTTCGATGCTGCTATAGAAGGGGCTTTTATGGCTGGCCTAGTTTTATCAAAACTTCCAGAGGGCAAAAGGATAATGGAAGACGTGAGGGCAATAGCCTATGGGTTTTTGGTCCCTGTGTTCTTCGTGTACACCGGGGCGATGCTTGATTTAAGGGTTTTTACCAGCTTTGAAGCTCTTTCCCTTGCAGGGGTTTTAACCACAATTGCAGTTATTGGAAAAGTTCTCGGCAGGGGAATAGGGGCTATGATTATGAGGTGGAGCGCTAAAAAGTCCCTCCAGATGGGTATTGCTTCAATCCCAAGGACTGAAGTGGCGCTTGTTGACCTTATGGTAGCAATTCACGGAGGCGCAATCCCAGAAAGCGATGCCCCAAAGTTCATTGCAGCTACGCTGATTTTCATAACTGTTTCTGTTCTAATAACCCCACCGTTACTCAAGTGGGCGTTTAAAGAGGAAGTTGAGGCTATGAAGCAAGGAAAAGCCGAGAAGAGAGTAGAGGCAGTGCAGGAGACAAGGAGAAGAATATCAATATTGAAGAGACCAAGGAGGAATCGCTAAAATACCCGTGCATATCCCCATTTTTTAACGCTTGTTAAGATTGAGGTTTCCGTGCTCTTTATTCCTTCGATTTTTCCCAGCTTTTCTATTAGAAAGCTCTCAAGTTCTTGGAGGTCTTTCACGGTTACCTGCATTAATACGTCGTGTGCTCCGGTGGCTATTCCCAAAACATCAACTTCCGGAAGTTTGGAAAGCTCTTCAACGGCTTTTTTGATTTTGTTGGGCTCGATGTCAACGGCTATAAACGCCACTATGTTGTAGCCCGCTTTGAAGGGGTTTATTAAGGCGGCGAACTTTCTTATTACTCCTTCTTCAATAAGCTTTTTTACCCTAAGCCTTACGGTTGATTCGGGTATTCCTATTCTCCGGGCTATCTCGGAATAGCTCATCCTCCCGTCTTCTTGAAGCAACCTTAGGATGTTTTTATCTGTTTCATCCAATTTCATTTTGTTCACCTAATTAGCATTTTATTTAAATATTATACTGTTGAATTTTAAATGTTTTGTGGTATTTTTGTCAGATTACGCAAAATTTGACCGAAAATGCTATTAATTTCAAACGCATATTTAATTCGGTGGGAGAATTGAGAAAGGAGGAAATTATAGAGCGATATTCACGAATCTTTCCGAAGGCTTCCCGTGTAACCTATGCCCCAATAGTTGCGGTCAAAGCTAAAAACGCAAAGGTGTGGGACATTGAGGAGAGGGAGTACATAGACTTTTTAAGCGATGCAGCCGTTCAAAACGTTGGTCACAACAACGAGAAGGTTGTCAAGGCAATAAAAGAACAGGCTGAGAGGCTTATTCACTTCACTTTTATCTACGGCTTTACACTTGAGCCCCTTCTACTCGCGGAAAAGCTTGCTGAAATTTCCCCAATTGAAGAGCCAAAAATAGCCTTTGGTTTAAGCGGAAGTGATGCAAACGACGGAGCAATAAAGTTTGCCCGGGCTTATACCAAAAGGAGAACCCTTTTAAGCTATCTTAAGAGTTATTATGGCTCAACTTACGGTGCATCAAGCATAACTGGCTTGGACTTTCACGTGAGAGCGTTGGTGGGAGAGCTTAGCGACGTTCACTACATTCCTTATCCGGATTGCTACAGATGTCCCTTTGGAAAAGAAAGAAACTCGTGTAAAATGGAGTGCGTCGAGTATATCAAGGCGAAGTTTGAGGGAGAAGTTTATGCAGAT comes from Thermococcus litoralis DSM 5473 and encodes:
- a CDS encoding SDR family NAD(P)-dependent oxidoreductase; translated protein: MELKGKVALVTGASRGIGRAIAVALAKKGCNVIINYAKDEENAKKTEEMCRAYGVETLVVRADVSNREEVREMVEKAIQKFGRIDILINNAGILGKTINPIEISDEEWDKVLGVNLKGAFIVTQEVLKYMKKGKIVNIASIAGKDGGTVGTHYAASKGGLIALTFNLARHLAPNILVNAVAPGPVATDMINEEMRERLRKLSLTGEIAKPEDIAHAVIFLLENDHITGEVVDVNGGRLMD
- a CDS encoding PQ-loop domain-containing transporter translates to MKELVGLIGMLLLVSSWVPQTWETIKNKRCPLNLEFVLVYVTASTLLAIYSYLIGDWVFLTLNSLAALQSGVNLYVKLRYK
- a CDS encoding cytochrome c biogenesis CcdA family protein; this encodes MRSEIKALMLIILSSIGLTAGILAILGLKNLIYPLLALAGADSINPCTFVIYTMLLIALSLKENISKRRIYAVGLAFVAAVYISYYLLGIGLVILTKTIPVWVAGVVSIAFGAYTFVTGYMEKSRIAKKKEVRKSIFSREATLFGAFSLGIIISFTLLPCSSGTYLAYAILISKVGRSLTLILLALYNIIFVLPLLIILFTVGSITESKSISQRIVQKSRELSMIAGTLLILLGIYVILGM
- a CDS encoding CBS domain-containing protein is translated as MGDVEKALQTFYSMKLKDIMPSIPSMPIVTADSPIVDVLKLLRTRHHVWVVNNRDEMKLEGVIRYLDVLSILLPPENTKARLGNISAVFKSILGGAEKAADVMERNVMTIDEDATVLDALTRMRRYKVQILAIVDENNTLKGEISLRLLIDEFLRLMKVGGVQWLQSGSSSPSE
- a CDS encoding cation:proton antiporter, which codes for MAPEWILFTLGVALIFGKIGDHLMERFELPGVLGEILMGMILGNLIYFGLIKPEYLTLHSDETFEFLARLGIIFLLFLGGLDTDVEMLKKTGAVATVSTLTGVFVPLVLGYFGLKLMGYPSREAFAGGVLLTATSIGITVRVMMDLGVLRSDVGAASLSASVMDDFLGIALIIFAVGTGSILGLISKMAVFFIITGLVAWYTIEKYIRFSEWLHVEKGVLGMVLALMFLFSALAEHWFDAAIEGAFMAGLVLSKLPEGKRIMEDVRAIAYGFLVPVFFVYTGAMLDLRVFTSFEALSLAGVLTTIAVIGKVLGRGIGAMIMRWSAKKSLQMGIASIPRTEVALVDLMVAIHGGAIPESDAPKFIAATLIFITVSVLITPPLLKWAFKEEVEAMKQGKAEKRVEAVQETRRRISILKRPRRNR
- a CDS encoding Lrp/AsnC family transcriptional regulator codes for the protein MKLDETDKNILRLLQEDGRMSYSEIARRIGIPESTVRLRVKKLIEEGVIRKFAALINPFKAGYNIVAFIAVDIEPNKIKKAVEELSKLPEVDVLGIATGAHDVLMQVTVKDLQELESFLIEKLGKIEGIKSTETSILTSVKKWGYARVF